A DNA window from Setaria viridis chromosome 2, Setaria_viridis_v4.0, whole genome shotgun sequence contains the following coding sequences:
- the LOC117845246 gene encoding uncharacterized protein — protein sequence MTRWDEILTLPVQNPPTLEFSAADIMWSMVEGWKDSMDRLALIPYSRVNDFVRGESNNKDCPTRFHVEARRRRSPTMNCKPKVDGILEYILYWCSFGPDDYRKGGSARPSRPFAEKRKTPAGRPNTKRGCVCHFIVKRLIAEPSVALVIYNHNKHVDKKGLPCHGPMDKMAVGTKAMFAPYISDELRLQVMSLLYVGIPVETIMQRHTKMVEKQGGPSNRDDLLTHRYVRRLERKIRRSDYELDDDDAISISIWVENHQDCVFFYEDFSDTDTFVLGIQTDWQLQQMIQFGSHSLLASDSKFGTNKLKYPVHSILVFDQQKNAIPVAWIITPNFAHGEIYKWMGALYDRAHTKDPTWQLGGFIIDDPLADVRTIREVFQCPVLISLWRIRHAWHKNLVNKCSDNEKRSAMAKFLGDAISSICRGSGDVELFEAFLQDFVDCSGFLDYFKALWFPRLGAWTTILKATPLATAEVASAIESYHHLLKLRLLNEANENVYWRADWLVHKLGTKVHSYYWLDEYSGKDSFSRYWRSEWSSGPNPWRQGLQIPDSDVVIEGNCARVVSQKNKEKSHVVWNPGSEFALCDCSWSRNGNLCKHAIKSTKVCRDRGLAPPSLALFRYYQALANLVRCPPSDTVISDHAMAVAVSVRTQLDAVICATNGSSSNGPVFRDPQSASKPRESEIEETNTENGVCASQSKATSGDEEVPIDQDSPACQKRKSGNANGDNEDASTYQDSPACKKRKSGEASDNDGEASTEEDSQASESSKSGKAFADDEEVSTDQDSQDREKRKSEASDDEGTSATQIVQPSETESCQATDVPNESSVKVRLAEGASGT from the exons ATGACTAGGTGGGATGAAATTTTGACTCTTCCAGTTCAGAATCCACCCACATTGGAGTTCTCAGCTGCAGATATCATGTGGTCCATGGTGGAGGGCTGGAAGGATTCTATGGACAGGCTTGCACTGATACCGTATTCTAGGGTGAATGACTTTGTCAGAGGAGAGTCAAACAACAAAGATTGCCCGACAAGATTTCACGTTGAAGCACGGAGAAGGCGTTCACCGACAATGAACTGCAAGCCAAAAGTTGATGGGATACTTGAGTATATTCT GTATTGGTGTTCCTTTGGTCCAGATGATTATAGAAAGGGTGGTAGTGCCCGGCCTAGCAGGCCCTTCGCAGAAAAGAGGAAAACACCTGCCGGACGCCCTAATACAAAGAGAGGCTGTGTTTGCCATTTTATTGTGAAGCGCTTGATTGCTGAACCATCTGTGGCTCTTGTGATATATAACCACAATAAGCATGTAGATAAGAAAGGCTTGCCATGCCATGGTCCTATGGACAAGATGGCCGTAGGGACAAAGGCAATGTTTGCACCATACATATCAGATGAGCTTCGTCTGCAAGTCATGTCTTTGCTCTATGTTGGTATTCCTGTGGAGACCATAATGCAGAGGCATACTAAAATGGTTGAAAAGCAAGGAGGGCCATCAAATAGAGATGATCTTCTTACTCACAGATATGTTAGGAGACTGGAAAGGAAAATACGGCGTTCTGATTAtgagcttgatgatgatgacgctATTAGTATTAGCATATGGGTTGAAAATCACCAGGACTGCGTATTTTTCTATGAAGATTTTTCAGATACGGACACCTTTGTCCTGGGCATTCAGACAGATTGGCAGCTACAGCAAATGATTCAGTTTGGCAGCCATAGTTTACTGGCTTCTGATTCAAAGTTTGGAACAAATAAGCTAAAG TATCCTGTACACAGCATCCTTGTCTTCGACCAGCAGAAAAATGCAATTCCTGTTGCCTGGATTATAACTCCTAATTTTGCACATGGTGAAATATATAAATGGATGGGCGCTCTTTATGATCGAGCTCACACAAAAGATCCTACGTGGCAATTGGGTGGCTTTATTATTGATGATCCCTTGGCAGATGTTCGCACAATAAG GGAAGTGTTCCAGTGCCCGGTTCTGATCAGTTTGTGGCGTATCCGGCATGCTTGGCATAAAAATTTGGTTAATAAATGTTCAGACAATGAGAAGCGTTCAGCCATGGCTAAATTTCTTGGAGATGCAATATCCAGTATATGCAGAGGAAGTGGTGATGTTGAATTATTTGAAGCCTTTCTGCAAGATTTTGTTGATTGTTCTGGGTTTCTAGACTACTTCAAAGCCCTGTGGTTTCCAAGACTTG GGGCATGGACAACTATCTTAAAGGCCACTCCATTGGCTACTGCAGAGGTAGCTTCAGCAATCGAGAGTTACCATCACCTGCTAAAACTTCGGCTACTGAATGAGGCAAATGAAAATGTTTACTGGCGTGCAGATTGGTTGGTTCATAAGTTGGGTACAAAGGTTCATTCTTACTACTGGCTGGATGAATACTCAGGAAAGGACAGCTTTTCACGTTACTGGAGGAGTGAGTGGAGCAGTGGCCCAAACCCATGGCGCCAGGGATTGCAGATTCCAGATTCTGATGTTGTCATTGAAGGTAATTGTGCCAGAGTGGTCAGCCAGAAGAATAAGGAGAAGTCCCATGTCGTGTGGAATCCAGGTTCTGAGTTTGCATTGTGCGATTGTAGCTGGTCGAGGAATGGGAACCTTTGCAAACATGCAATAAAGTCGACCAAGGTCTGCCGCGACAGGGGATTGGCACCACCATCGTTGGCCCTGTTCCGCTATTACCAGGCATTGGCAAATCTTGTTCGTTGCCCACCCAGTGATACTGTGATCAGTGACCATGCAATGGCTGTGGCAGTTTCTGTTAGAACACAGTTAGATGCAGTGATTTGCGCCACTAATGGTAGCTCTTCAAACGGGCCAGTTTTCCGGGATCCACAATCAGCCAGTAAGCCAAGAGAATCTGAAATTGAGGAAACCAACACTGAGAATGGTGTGTGTGCTAGTCAATCCAAGGCTACTTCTGGTGATGAAGAGGTACCCATAGATCAGGACAGTCCAGCTTGCCAGAAAAGAAAGTCAGGGAATGCTAATGGTGACAATGAAGATGCTTCCACATATCAGGACAGTCCGGCTTGCAAGAAAAGGAAGTCAGGAGAAGCTTCCGACAACGATGGAGAGGCTTCCACAGAAGAGGACAGCCAGGCTTCCGAGAGTAGCAAGTCAGGAAAAGCCTTTGCTGACGACGAAGAGGTTTCCACAGATCAGGACAGTCAAGATCGTGAGAAAAGAAAGTCAGAAGCTTCTGATGATGAAGGAACTTCGGCGACACAAATCGTGCAACCTTCTGAGACTGAAAGTTGCCAAGCAACGGATGTACCAAACGAGTCTTCAGTCAAAGTTAGATTAGCTGAGGGGGCAAGTGGGACATGA